A single window of Pseudarthrobacter defluvii DNA harbors:
- a CDS encoding ATP-dependent Clp protease proteolytic subunit, which yields MNYNFGWSAGNLPSSRYVLPQFEERTPYGFKRQDPYTKLFEDRIIFLGVQVDDASADDIMAQLLVLESTDPDRDITLYINSPGGSFTAMTAIYDTMQYIRPEIQTVCLGQAASAAAVLLAAGTPGKRLALPNARVLIHQPALSGGQGGQASDLEIQAAEVMRMRSWLEDTLAQHSGRTSEQVNNDIERDKILTAEEAQAYGLIDQVLDSRKIKPQAITR from the coding sequence AATCTTCCGTCCAGCCGCTACGTTCTGCCGCAGTTCGAGGAACGCACTCCCTACGGCTTCAAGCGCCAGGACCCGTACACCAAGCTCTTCGAGGACCGCATCATCTTCCTCGGCGTGCAGGTGGACGACGCTTCCGCCGACGACATCATGGCGCAGCTGCTGGTCCTCGAGTCCACGGACCCGGACCGCGACATCACCCTCTACATCAACTCCCCGGGTGGCTCGTTCACGGCCATGACGGCGATCTACGACACCATGCAGTACATCCGCCCCGAGATCCAGACCGTTTGCCTGGGCCAGGCCGCCAGCGCGGCTGCGGTCCTGCTGGCGGCCGGTACCCCCGGCAAGCGGCTGGCCCTGCCCAACGCCCGCGTCCTGATCCACCAGCCCGCACTCTCCGGCGGCCAGGGCGGCCAGGCTTCCGACCTGGAAATCCAGGCGGCAGAGGTCATGCGCATGCGCTCCTGGCTCGAGGACACCCTTGCGCAGCACTCGGGCCGCACGTCCGAGCAGGTCAACAACGACATTGAGCGAGACAAGATCCTCACCGCCGAGGAGGCCCAGGCATACGGCCTCATCGACCAGGTGCTCGATTCACGCAAGATCAAGCCCCAGGCGATCACGCGGTAG